In Rhodanobacter humi, the following are encoded in one genomic region:
- a CDS encoding NUDIX hydrolase, with product MPPAATTDAVWRPHVTVACVVSDGARYLMVEEDVAGRLAYNQPAGHLEDRESLVDAAVRETLEETGWTVQPTHLIGVHQWRSTEHGEGVIRFSFAARPLGHDPSRSLDTGIRRALWLSRAEIAALGERLRSPLVLQSIDAWLAGARFPLDALHWLAEPAAP from the coding sequence ATGCCGCCTGCCGCCACCACCGACGCCGTTTGGCGCCCGCACGTCACCGTGGCCTGCGTGGTGAGCGACGGCGCGCGCTATCTGATGGTCGAGGAGGACGTGGCCGGCCGGCTCGCCTACAACCAGCCCGCTGGACACCTCGAAGACCGCGAGAGTCTGGTCGACGCCGCGGTGCGCGAGACCCTGGAGGAAACCGGCTGGACGGTGCAGCCCACCCACCTGATCGGCGTGCACCAGTGGCGCAGCACCGAGCACGGCGAAGGCGTGATCCGTTTCAGCTTCGCCGCGCGACCGCTCGGCCATGACCCGTCACGATCGCTGGATACCGGCATCCGTCGCGCCCTTTGGCTGAGCCGCGCCGAGATCGCCGCGCTGGGCGAGCGCCTGCGCAGCCCGCTGGTGCTGCAGAGCATCGATGCGTGGCTGGCCGGCGCCCGTTTCCCGCTGGACGCGCTGCATTGGCTCGCGGAACCCGCCGCGCCATGA
- the scpB gene encoding SMC-Scp complex subunit ScpB, translating into MQIEQLKLIVEAALLAASQPMTVAQLGDLFAETDEVGHEQIARALEALAADCEGRGVELKEIASGFRYQVRQEVHPWISRMWTEKPSRYSRALLETLALIAYRQPITRPEIEQIRGVVVSSNIVKTLEEREWIRVVGYRDVPGKPALFGTTRAFLDYFNLKSLDQLPPLSEIRDMEDPQMGFDQTPLPARVIKDLPIDPDEEIDEEVPAEDAAAEIAEAAPATDTHEVPRHEADAAAADTEAAASAADADADEASAHNEPESATADEAAAPADVEDDTTAQNS; encoded by the coding sequence ATGCAGATCGAGCAACTCAAACTCATCGTCGAGGCGGCCCTGCTCGCCGCCAGCCAGCCGATGACCGTCGCCCAGCTCGGCGACCTGTTCGCCGAAACCGACGAGGTCGGCCACGAGCAGATCGCTCGCGCGCTGGAAGCGCTCGCCGCCGACTGCGAGGGTCGCGGCGTGGAGCTGAAGGAGATCGCCTCCGGCTTCCGCTACCAGGTGCGCCAGGAAGTGCATCCGTGGATCTCGCGGATGTGGACCGAGAAGCCCAGCCGCTACTCGCGCGCCTTGCTGGAGACGCTGGCGCTGATCGCCTACCGCCAGCCGATCACCCGCCCGGAGATCGAGCAGATCCGCGGCGTGGTGGTATCCAGCAACATCGTCAAGACGCTGGAGGAGCGCGAGTGGATCCGCGTGGTCGGCTACCGCGACGTGCCCGGCAAGCCCGCGCTGTTCGGCACCACCCGCGCCTTCCTCGACTACTTCAATCTGAAGTCGCTGGACCAGCTGCCGCCGCTGTCCGAGATCCGCGACATGGAAGACCCGCAGATGGGCTTCGACCAGACGCCGCTGCCTGCCCGCGTGATCAAGGACCTGCCGATCGATCCGGACGAGGAGATCGACGAGGAAGTCCCGGCCGAGGATGCCGCGGCGGAAATCGCCGAAGCCGCTCCGGCAACGGATACGCATGAAGTGCCGCGGCACGAAGCCGACGCTGCCGCGGCGGACACCGAGGCAGCCGCGTCTGCCGCCGACGCCGATGCCGACGAGGCGAGCGCACACAACGAACCCGAATCCGCCACTGCCGACGAGGCAGCGGCTCCCGCGGATGTCGAAGACGACACAACCGCACAGAATTCCTGA
- the acnA gene encoding aconitate hydratase AcnA yields MKDTFSVRDTLEVNGRKYAFASLAKLGQRFDLKRLPYSMKILLENLLRHEDGTDVTAKEIEAVATWDAKKEPDTEIAFMPARVLLQDFTGVPCVVDLAAMRDAMKALGGDPTLINPLSPAELVIDHSVQVDVFGSADALEKNVAIEFERNQARYSFLRWGQKAFTDFKVVPPRTGIVHQVNLEHLARVVMGSEVDGQLWAYPDTVFGTDSHTTMINGLGVLGWGVGGIEAEAAMLGQPSSMLIPQVVGFKLSGRLPEGATATDLVLTVTQMLRKQGVVGKFVEFFGPGLQHLALADRATIGNMAPEYGATCGIFPVDAESLRYLRLSGRSDDQVALVEAYAKAQGLWHDENSAHAEFTATLELDLSDVKPSMAGPKRPQDRVLLTDVKQNFRGTVGTLTANRRKGNGDVDRFTNEGGAAAIGNPANAIGETGVLVEHNGQSFRIGDGSVVIAAITSCTNTSNPAVMLAAGLVARKAAARGLKAKPWVKTSLAPGSKVVTDYLEKTGLLTELEKTGFYLVGYGCTTCIGNSGPLPAEISKGIADGDLAVGAVISGNRNFEGRVHAEVKMNYLASPPLVVAYALAGSLDVNLSTDPLGKDKDGKDVFLKDVWPTNQEISDLMASAVTSEMFKKNYADVFKGDERWAAIASPDGALYAWDEASTYIKNPPYFDGMTMALTPVEDVHGARCLGLFGDSITTDHISPAGSIKKDSPAGKFLIGRGVEPKDFNSYGSRRGNDDVMVRGTFANIRIKNQMLDGVEGGFTRHVPSGEQLAIYDAAMKYKASKTPLVVFAGKEYGTGSSRDWAAKGTLLLGVKAVIAESFERIHRSNLVGMGVLPCTFKDGENAKSLGLTGNETFDITGLDGGNAKEATVTATAADGSKKQFRVNVMLLTPKERDFFRHGGILQYVLRQLAGKKAA; encoded by the coding sequence ATGAAAGACACCTTTTCCGTACGCGACACCCTCGAGGTCAACGGCAGGAAGTACGCCTTTGCCAGCCTGGCCAAGCTGGGCCAGCGCTTCGACCTGAAGCGGCTGCCGTACTCGATGAAGATCCTGCTGGAGAACCTGCTGCGCCACGAGGACGGCACCGACGTCACCGCGAAGGAGATCGAAGCGGTTGCCACGTGGGACGCGAAGAAAGAACCGGATACCGAAATCGCCTTCATGCCGGCCCGCGTGCTGCTGCAGGATTTCACCGGCGTGCCGTGCGTGGTCGACCTGGCCGCTATGCGCGACGCGATGAAGGCGCTGGGCGGCGATCCCACCCTGATCAACCCGCTGTCGCCGGCCGAACTGGTCATCGACCATTCGGTCCAGGTCGACGTGTTCGGCAGCGCCGACGCGCTGGAAAAGAACGTCGCCATCGAGTTCGAGCGCAACCAGGCACGCTACAGCTTCCTGCGCTGGGGCCAGAAGGCCTTCACCGATTTCAAGGTGGTGCCGCCGCGCACCGGCATCGTGCACCAGGTGAACCTGGAGCACCTGGCCCGCGTGGTCATGGGCAGCGAAGTCGACGGCCAGCTGTGGGCCTACCCGGATACCGTGTTCGGCACCGACTCGCACACCACCATGATCAACGGCCTGGGCGTGCTGGGCTGGGGCGTGGGCGGCATCGAGGCCGAAGCCGCGATGCTGGGCCAGCCCTCCTCCATGCTGATTCCGCAGGTGGTCGGCTTCAAGCTGTCCGGCCGTCTGCCGGAAGGCGCCACCGCCACCGACCTGGTGCTCACCGTGACGCAGATGCTGCGCAAGCAGGGCGTGGTCGGCAAGTTCGTCGAGTTCTTCGGCCCGGGCCTGCAGCATCTGGCGTTGGCCGATCGCGCCACCATCGGCAACATGGCGCCGGAATACGGCGCCACCTGCGGCATCTTCCCGGTCGACGCCGAGTCACTGCGTTACTTGCGCCTGTCCGGCCGCAGCGACGACCAGGTCGCGTTGGTCGAGGCATACGCCAAGGCCCAGGGCCTGTGGCACGACGAGAACAGCGCGCACGCCGAATTCACCGCCACGCTGGAACTGGATCTGTCCGACGTGAAGCCGTCGATGGCCGGCCCGAAGCGCCCGCAGGACCGCGTGCTGCTGACCGACGTCAAGCAGAATTTCCGCGGAACGGTGGGCACGCTGACCGCCAACCGTCGCAAGGGCAACGGCGATGTCGACCGCTTCACCAACGAAGGCGGCGCGGCAGCCATCGGCAACCCCGCCAATGCGATCGGCGAAACCGGCGTGCTGGTGGAACACAACGGCCAGAGCTTCCGCATCGGCGACGGCTCGGTGGTGATCGCCGCGATCACCTCGTGCACCAACACCTCCAACCCGGCCGTGATGCTGGCCGCCGGCCTGGTCGCCAGGAAGGCTGCCGCGCGCGGCCTGAAGGCCAAGCCGTGGGTGAAGACCTCGCTGGCCCCGGGCTCCAAGGTCGTCACCGATTACCTGGAAAAGACCGGCTTGCTGACCGAACTGGAGAAGACCGGCTTCTACCTGGTCGGCTACGGTTGCACCACCTGCATCGGCAACTCGGGGCCGTTGCCCGCCGAAATCAGCAAGGGCATCGCCGACGGCGACCTTGCCGTGGGCGCGGTGATTTCCGGCAACCGCAACTTCGAAGGCCGCGTGCATGCCGAAGTGAAAATGAACTACCTGGCCTCGCCGCCGCTGGTGGTGGCCTACGCGCTGGCCGGCTCGCTCGACGTGAACCTCTCCACCGATCCGCTGGGCAAGGACAAGGACGGCAAGGACGTGTTCCTCAAGGACGTCTGGCCGACCAACCAGGAAATCAGCGACCTGATGGCCAGCGCGGTCACCTCGGAAATGTTCAAGAAGAACTACGCCGACGTATTCAAGGGCGACGAACGCTGGGCCGCGATCGCCTCGCCGGATGGCGCCCTGTACGCGTGGGACGAAGCCTCCACCTACATCAAGAACCCACCCTACTTCGACGGCATGACGATGGCGCTGACCCCGGTCGAGGACGTCCACGGCGCGCGTTGCCTGGGCCTGTTCGGCGACTCGATCACCACCGACCACATCTCGCCGGCCGGCTCGATCAAGAAGGATTCGCCCGCGGGCAAGTTCCTGATCGGTCGCGGCGTGGAACCGAAGGACTTCAACTCCTACGGCTCGCGCCGCGGCAATGACGACGTGATGGTGCGCGGCACCTTCGCCAACATCCGCATCAAGAACCAGATGCTGGATGGCGTCGAGGGCGGTTTCACCCGCCACGTCCCCAGCGGCGAACAGCTGGCGATCTACGACGCCGCGATGAAGTACAAGGCGAGCAAGACCCCGCTGGTGGTGTTCGCCGGCAAGGAATACGGCACCGGTTCCTCGCGTGACTGGGCCGCCAAGGGCACCCTGCTGCTGGGCGTGAAGGCGGTGATCGCCGAAAGCTTCGAGCGCATCCATCGCTCCAACCTGGTCGGCATGGGCGTGCTGCCGTGCACATTCAAGGATGGCGAGAATGCAAAATCGCTGGGCCTGACCGGCAACGAGACCTTCGACATCACCGGCCTCGACGGCGGCAACGCGAAGGAAGCCACGGTCACCGCCACCGCCGCCGATGGCAGCAAGAAGCAGTTCCGCGTGAACGTGATGCTGCTGACCCCGAAGGAACGCGACTTCTTCCGTCACGGCGGCATCCTGCAGTACGTGCTGCGGCAGCTGGCCGGCAAGAAAGCCGCCTGA
- a CDS encoding long-chain-fatty-acid--CoA ligase, whose product MSNERPWLDHYPQGVPAEIDLNAYASVVAVLEESFQRFRDHAAFANFGKALSYGQIDALSRQFAGYLTGVLKLGKGDRIAIMLPNVLQYPIALYGALRAGLVVVNTNPMYTARELKHQLEDSGAQAIVVLDNFAATLQQVVAETEVKHIVTTGIGDLLGFPKGALVNFVLKHVKKMVPAYQLPRAVRFRDALAQGAAHPLPPVELGHDDIAFLQYTGGTTGVAKGAMLTHANMIANMLQVGAWIGEALRPGSEVAIGALPLYHIFSLTACGMVFPRLGAHTVLITNPRDMPGFVKELKKLPFSILPGVNTLFNGLLNTPGFAELDFSHLKISLGGGMAVQRAVAERWKKVTGRPLSEAYGLTETSPGVCINPTDLMDYNGSIGLPLPSTEVAIWSEENQPLPIGEVGELMVKGPQVMLGYWNRPDETAKVLGADGWLHTGDIAKMDADGYVYIVDRKKDMILVSGFNVYPNEVEDAVMQHPGVAEVAAVGVPDEHSGEVVKLFVVRKDPNLTEDALKQFCRDNLTGYKRPKFIEFRDTLPKSNVGKILRRELRDEKKNR is encoded by the coding sequence ATGAGCAACGAGCGTCCGTGGCTGGACCACTATCCGCAAGGCGTGCCCGCCGAGATCGACCTGAATGCCTACGCCTCGGTGGTGGCCGTGCTGGAAGAATCGTTCCAGCGCTTCCGTGACCACGCCGCATTCGCCAATTTCGGCAAGGCGCTCAGCTACGGCCAGATCGACGCGCTCAGCCGCCAGTTCGCGGGCTACCTCACCGGCGTGCTCAAGCTCGGCAAGGGCGATCGCATCGCGATCATGCTGCCGAACGTGCTGCAGTACCCGATCGCCCTGTACGGCGCGCTGCGCGCCGGCCTGGTGGTGGTCAACACCAACCCGATGTACACCGCGCGCGAGCTGAAGCACCAGCTGGAAGACTCCGGCGCCCAGGCCATCGTGGTGCTCGACAATTTCGCCGCCACGCTGCAGCAGGTGGTGGCCGAGACCGAGGTGAAGCACATCGTCACCACCGGCATCGGCGACCTGCTCGGTTTCCCCAAGGGCGCGCTGGTCAACTTCGTGCTCAAGCACGTCAAGAAGATGGTGCCGGCCTACCAGCTGCCGCGGGCGGTGCGCTTCAGGGACGCACTGGCGCAAGGCGCCGCGCATCCGCTGCCGCCGGTGGAGCTTGGCCACGACGACATCGCCTTCCTTCAGTACACCGGCGGCACCACCGGCGTGGCCAAGGGCGCCATGCTGACCCACGCCAACATGATCGCCAACATGCTGCAGGTCGGCGCCTGGATCGGCGAGGCGCTGCGGCCGGGCAGCGAAGTCGCCATCGGCGCGCTGCCGCTGTACCACATCTTCTCGCTTACCGCCTGCGGCATGGTGTTCCCGCGGTTGGGCGCGCACACGGTGCTGATCACCAACCCGCGCGACATGCCCGGCTTCGTCAAGGAACTGAAGAAGCTTCCCTTCTCGATCTTGCCCGGGGTCAACACCTTGTTCAACGGCCTGCTCAACACGCCCGGCTTCGCCGAACTGGATTTCTCGCACCTGAAGATCTCGCTGGGCGGTGGCATGGCGGTGCAGCGCGCCGTCGCCGAGCGCTGGAAGAAGGTCACCGGCCGCCCCCTGTCGGAAGCCTACGGCCTCACCGAAACCTCGCCCGGTGTCTGCATCAACCCCACCGACCTCATGGACTACAACGGCTCGATCGGCCTGCCACTGCCCAGCACGGAGGTGGCGATCTGGTCGGAAGAAAACCAGCCGCTGCCGATCGGCGAAGTGGGCGAGCTGATGGTGAAGGGCCCGCAGGTGATGCTGGGCTACTGGAACCGCCCCGACGAGACCGCCAAGGTGCTCGGCGCCGACGGCTGGCTGCACACCGGCGACATTGCGAAGATGGATGCCGACGGCTACGTGTACATCGTCGACCGCAAGAAGGACATGATCCTGGTGTCCGGCTTCAACGTGTACCCGAACGAGGTCGAGGATGCAGTGATGCAGCACCCCGGCGTGGCCGAGGTGGCCGCGGTGGGCGTGCCGGACGAGCATTCCGGCGAAGTGGTGAAGCTGTTCGTGGTGCGCAAGGACCCGAACCTCACCGAGGACGCGCTCAAGCAGTTCTGCCGCGACAATCTCACTGGCTACAAGCGACCCAAGTTCATCGAGTTCCGCGACACGCTGCCCAAGAGCAACGTGGGCAAGATCCTGCGGCGCGAGCTGCGCGACGAGAAGAAGAATCGCTGA
- a CDS encoding LysR family transcriptional regulator: protein MQHSMISTALAAVSLRDLALVQAVHRQGSFNSAARAMHISPSGLSHQVQKVEQALGAPLFERGGRKVVPTAGGQRLLERIDAVLAAAELLQQAARAGAVAFGGELRLGVPASLGPYLLPHLIAPFPQHFPGVRLGISEGKPRGLLRRLHEAELDAVLAPLAPLASGIAMQPLFFEPWEVMLRADHPLAGRRSVALEQLEATDAILMAESHAGGDGHVQDVSLESLAALVSLRGGHALVPALAHERLASKPDIVLAKIKGQAPGREIALYWREATPWGADLTAFAKLLRALAKQLQGLKLVG, encoded by the coding sequence ATGCAGCATTCGATGATTTCGACGGCGCTGGCGGCGGTCTCGCTGCGCGACCTCGCGCTGGTGCAGGCGGTGCATCGCCAGGGCAGCTTCAACAGCGCGGCGCGGGCCATGCATATCAGCCCATCCGGGTTGTCGCACCAGGTGCAGAAGGTGGAACAGGCGCTGGGCGCGCCGCTGTTCGAGCGCGGCGGACGCAAGGTGGTGCCTACTGCGGGCGGCCAACGCCTGCTGGAACGCATCGACGCCGTGCTCGCCGCGGCCGAATTGCTGCAGCAGGCTGCCCGCGCCGGCGCGGTGGCGTTCGGCGGCGAACTGCGCCTGGGCGTGCCGGCCTCGCTGGGCCCGTATCTGCTGCCGCACCTGATCGCGCCATTCCCGCAGCATTTCCCCGGCGTGCGGCTGGGTATCTCCGAAGGCAAGCCGCGCGGCCTGCTGCGCCGCCTGCACGAGGCCGAGCTCGACGCGGTGCTGGCGCCGCTCGCCCCCTTGGCCAGCGGCATCGCGATGCAACCGCTGTTCTTCGAGCCGTGGGAAGTGATGCTGCGCGCGGATCACCCGCTGGCCGGCCGGCGCAGCGTGGCGCTGGAGCAACTCGAGGCGACCGACGCGATTCTGATGGCCGAGAGCCACGCCGGCGGCGACGGCCACGTGCAGGACGTGAGCCTGGAAAGCCTCGCCGCGCTAGTCAGCCTGCGCGGCGGCCACGCCCTGGTGCCCGCACTGGCGCACGAGCGATTGGCTTCCAAGCCCGACATCGTGCTGGCGAAGATCAAGGGCCAGGCGCCGGGACGCGAGATCGCGTTGTACTGGCGCGAGGCCACGCCGTGGGGCGCCGACCTCACCGCCTTCGCCAAGCTGCTGCGCGCGCTGGCAAAGCAACTGCAGGGGTTAAAGCTGGTCGGTTAA
- the clpS gene encoding ATP-dependent Clp protease adapter ClpS: MAHEHENEHESGHGLAVQTAKPEVAKPPLFQVVLLNDDFTPMDFVVEVLRGFFGLDQERAVQVMLHVHTRGKGVCGVFTREVAETKVTQVNEYSRSHQHPLLCTMEKL, from the coding sequence ATGGCCCACGAACACGAAAACGAACACGAAAGCGGCCACGGCCTGGCAGTGCAGACCGCGAAGCCGGAGGTCGCAAAACCACCGCTGTTCCAGGTGGTACTGCTCAATGACGACTTCACCCCGATGGATTTCGTGGTCGAGGTGCTGCGCGGCTTCTTCGGCCTGGACCAGGAGCGCGCGGTGCAGGTGATGCTGCACGTGCATACCCGCGGCAAGGGCGTGTGCGGCGTGTTCACCCGGGAGGTGGCCGAGACCAAGGTCACCCAGGTCAACGAATATTCACGCTCGCATCAGCACCCTCTGTTGTGCACTATGGAAAAGCTCTGA
- a CDS encoding segregation and condensation protein A, with product MSNEPVGPQSPVVSQDSHAAPPQQQEMPLAVVRGEPVLQMPQDLYIPPDALEVFLEAFEGPLDLLLYLIRRQNLDILDIPIAEITRQYMEYIDMMRETMRLELAAEYLLMAAILGEIKSRLLLPRPPAEEGVEEDPRAELVRRLQEYERFKKAAEDIEALPRMERDTAPVQADTGERNVIKLPPPLDLKEMLLALKDVLHRAELFGHHAIKREALSVRQRMGELLGKLEGHAFHRFETLFDVSEGRLGVVVTFLAMLELAKEMLIEIVQEAPLAPIYLKARVEHGEEPLVDAAEGDGADDPATQESAFETTDASNSGTH from the coding sequence ATGAGCAACGAGCCAGTCGGGCCGCAGAGCCCGGTCGTATCGCAGGACAGCCACGCGGCGCCCCCGCAGCAGCAGGAAATGCCGCTGGCGGTCGTGCGCGGCGAGCCGGTGCTGCAGATGCCGCAGGACCTGTACATCCCGCCGGACGCGCTGGAAGTGTTCCTGGAAGCGTTCGAGGGCCCGCTGGACCTGCTGCTGTACCTGATCCGCCGGCAGAACCTGGACATCCTGGACATTCCGATTGCCGAGATCACCCGGCAGTACATGGAATACATCGACATGATGCGGGAGACGATGCGGCTGGAGCTGGCCGCCGAGTACCTGCTGATGGCTGCGATCCTTGGCGAGATCAAGTCGCGCCTGCTGCTGCCCCGGCCGCCCGCCGAGGAAGGCGTCGAGGAGGATCCCCGCGCCGAACTGGTGCGTCGCCTGCAGGAGTACGAACGCTTCAAGAAGGCCGCTGAGGACATCGAGGCCCTGCCCCGCATGGAGCGCGACACCGCGCCGGTGCAGGCCGACACCGGCGAGCGCAACGTGATCAAGCTGCCGCCGCCGCTGGACCTCAAGGAAATGCTGCTGGCGCTGAAGGACGTGCTGCACCGCGCCGAGCTGTTCGGCCACCACGCGATCAAGCGCGAGGCGCTCAGCGTGCGCCAACGCATGGGTGAGCTGCTGGGCAAGCTGGAAGGCCATGCGTTCCACCGCTTCGAGACGCTGTTCGACGTCAGCGAAGGCCGGCTCGGCGTGGTGGTCACCTTCCTGGCCATGCTGGAGCTGGCCAAGGAAATGTTGATCGAGATCGTGCAGGAAGCCCCGCTGGCGCCGATCTACCTGAAAGCGCGGGTGGAGCACGGCGAGGAGCCACTCGTCGACGCGGCGGAAGGCGACGGAGCGGACGATCCCGCCACACAGGAATCGGCGTTCGAGACCACGGACGCCAGCAACAGCGGCACTCACTGA
- the hflD gene encoding high frequency lysogenization protein HflD has translation MNEERVLALAGLYQACALVQQLANQGRCDETAMDASIASVFRIDAPSVVGVYGNIASVRLGLRNLVSQLDESSEDMAVTRMAMTVMRLERSLSGRPELLDQLQQGIRAAQRQVEHFGQGSGQVTARLAELYAAILSTLRPRVMVNGNPQHLQQPAIVEKVRSNLLAAVRSAVLWRQLGGRQWQLLLFRKQCSMLARGLLTGATLDGR, from the coding sequence ATGAACGAGGAACGCGTGCTGGCCCTGGCCGGGCTCTACCAGGCCTGCGCGCTGGTACAGCAGCTGGCCAACCAGGGCCGCTGCGACGAGACCGCGATGGACGCGAGCATCGCCAGCGTGTTCCGCATCGACGCACCTTCGGTGGTCGGTGTGTACGGCAACATCGCCAGCGTGCGGCTGGGCCTGCGCAACCTGGTGTCCCAGCTCGACGAGAGCAGCGAGGACATGGCGGTGACGCGCATGGCGATGACCGTGATGCGGCTGGAGCGCAGCCTGTCCGGCCGCCCGGAACTGCTGGACCAGCTGCAGCAGGGCATCCGCGCTGCGCAGCGCCAGGTGGAGCACTTCGGCCAGGGTTCCGGCCAGGTCACCGCGCGGCTGGCCGAGCTCTACGCCGCCATCCTGTCCACCTTGCGCCCGCGGGTGATGGTCAACGGCAACCCGCAGCACCTGCAACAGCCGGCCATCGTCGAGAAGGTGCGCAGCAATCTGCTCGCCGCAGTGCGCTCGGCGGTGCTGTGGCGCCAGCTCGGCGGCCGCCAGTGGCAACTGCTGCTGTTCCGCAAGCAGTGCAGCATGCTGGCGCGCGGACTGCTCACCGGGGCCACGCTGGACGGGCGCTAG
- the mnmA gene encoding tRNA 2-thiouridine(34) synthase MnmA, whose translation MKVMLGISGGVDSSVAALLLQQAGHAVEGLFMQNWEEDDRSGPCTADADRKDAVAVCGRLGIPFHTRNFAAEYWDGVFEHFLAEYRAGRTPNPDVLCNREIKFKTFLDEARALGAEKIATGHYARVDCRGGEYRLLRAVDAAKDQSYFLHALGQVQLAATLFPIGEIKKSRVRELARAAALPTHAKKDSTGICFIGERDFRGFLAQYIPARPGEMRTPDGALVGEHQGAMYYTLGQRNGLGIGGRQGASGEPWYVVGKDVAANRLYVAQGNTNHWLDSRVLRGEPPTWVAGHAPAAHFRCTAKTRYRQADQACEVRVLDAGLEVRFDTPQRAVTPGQSVVFYDGEVCLGGAVIAATDAPYGGLSPIRNES comes from the coding sequence ATGAAGGTGATGCTGGGCATTTCCGGCGGCGTCGACTCCTCGGTCGCGGCGCTGCTGCTGCAACAGGCCGGCCATGCGGTCGAGGGCCTGTTCATGCAGAACTGGGAAGAGGACGACCGCTCCGGCCCCTGCACCGCCGACGCCGACCGCAAGGACGCCGTAGCCGTGTGCGGCCGGCTGGGCATCCCGTTCCACACGCGCAACTTCGCCGCCGAATACTGGGATGGCGTGTTCGAGCACTTCCTCGCCGAATACCGCGCCGGCCGCACGCCCAACCCCGACGTGCTGTGCAACCGCGAGATCAAGTTCAAGACCTTCCTCGACGAGGCGCGCGCGCTGGGCGCGGAAAAGATCGCCACCGGCCACTACGCCCGCGTGGACTGCCGTGGCGGCGAATACCGTCTGCTGCGCGCTGTGGACGCGGCCAAGGACCAGAGCTATTTCCTGCATGCACTGGGCCAGGTCCAGTTGGCCGCCACGCTGTTCCCGATCGGCGAGATCAAGAAGTCGCGGGTGCGCGAACTGGCCCGCGCGGCCGCCCTGCCCACCCACGCGAAGAAGGATTCCACCGGCATCTGCTTCATCGGCGAGCGCGACTTCCGCGGTTTCCTGGCGCAGTACATCCCGGCCCGGCCCGGCGAGATGCGTACGCCCGACGGCGCGCTGGTCGGCGAACACCAGGGCGCGATGTATTACACGCTGGGCCAGCGCAACGGCCTGGGGATCGGTGGCCGCCAGGGCGCCAGCGGCGAGCCGTGGTACGTGGTGGGCAAGGACGTGGCGGCGAACCGGCTCTACGTGGCCCAGGGCAACACCAACCACTGGCTGGACTCGCGCGTGCTGCGCGGCGAGCCGCCGACCTGGGTGGCCGGCCACGCGCCGGCCGCGCATTTCCGCTGCACCGCCAAGACCCGCTATCGTCAGGCCGACCAAGCTTGCGAGGTGCGCGTGCTGGACGCCGGCCTTGAAGTACGCTTCGACACCCCGCAACGTGCGGTAACGCCCGGCCAGTCGGTGGTGTTCTACGACGGCGAGGTCTGCCTCGGCGGCGCAGTGATCGCCGCCACCGACGCGCCCTACGGCGGTCTTTCTCCCATCCGGAACGAGAGTTGA
- a CDS encoding PilZ domain-containing protein: MAKDDNKLSGESERLRPARMQIETTVLMSRGVESHPTELVDISATGALLRRPLGWGGEVGQTWLLDMIFGSDLHIHLEAQVARVADHHIGFSYVCIPEDKQVPLWNLLGGYADILESWKN, translated from the coding sequence ATGGCGAAGGACGACAACAAGCTGAGTGGCGAATCCGAACGCCTGCGTCCGGCGCGCATGCAGATCGAGACGACCGTGCTGATGAGCCGCGGCGTCGAATCGCATCCCACCGAGCTGGTGGACATTTCCGCGACCGGCGCACTGCTGCGCCGTCCGCTGGGCTGGGGCGGCGAGGTGGGCCAGACCTGGCTGCTGGACATGATCTTCGGCAGCGACCTGCACATCCATCTCGAAGCGCAGGTGGCGCGCGTCGCCGACCACCACATCGGCTTTTCCTACGTGTGCATCCCGGAGGACAAGCAGGTGCCGCTGTGGAACCTGCTGGGCGGCTACGCGGACATCCTCGAGTCCTGGAAGAACTGA